One genomic region from Aliarcobacter cryaerophilus ATCC 43158 encodes:
- a CDS encoding polyprenyl synthetase family protein produces MEVLEKVKNQIRDFVEVCQYPKALDLLEKLATGKMLRSKLILKIAKESDESIKLCAVVEMIHAASLLHDDVIDESDTRRGKPSINALYDNKTSIMFGDILYSRAFTELSQMDKRVAYHVSNAVTQLSIGEMMDVDLTESFNSSHDKYITMIYKKTASLIEASARSAAIIAGLDDEKYASYGKNLGLAFQMVDDILDITQSSQTLGKPSMLDFKEGKVTIPYLYLYERVEDKEYLKSLYKKELKQEELEYLKEKLNSTNALSDAIKEAKNRGLEAINSIEDEINSEDLINIMKAMIERDF; encoded by the coding sequence GTGGAAGTTTTAGAAAAAGTAAAAAATCAAATAAGAGATTTTGTAGAAGTTTGCCAATATCCAAAGGCTTTGGATTTGCTTGAAAAGTTGGCAACTGGAAAGATGCTAAGAAGTAAATTGATACTTAAAATTGCTAAAGAGAGCGATGAGAGTATAAAGCTTTGTGCTGTTGTTGAGATGATTCATGCGGCTTCACTACTTCACGATGATGTTATAGATGAATCAGATACAAGAAGAGGAAAACCATCTATTAATGCTTTGTATGATAATAAAACTTCTATAATGTTTGGAGATATTTTATACTCAAGAGCCTTTACAGAACTATCACAAATGGATAAGAGAGTTGCATATCATGTTTCAAATGCTGTAACGCAACTTAGCATTGGAGAGATGATGGATGTTGATTTGACTGAATCATTTAACAGTTCACATGATAAATACATAACAATGATATATAAAAAAACAGCATCACTAATAGAAGCTAGTGCGAGAAGTGCTGCAATAATAGCAGGTCTTGATGATGAAAAATATGCCTCTTATGGAAAGAATTTAGGTCTTGCTTTTCAGATGGTTGATGATATTTTAGATATTACACAAAGTAGCCAAACTCTTGGAAAACCTTCTATGCTTGATTTTAAAGAGGGAAAAGTAACTATTCCATATCTATATTTATATGAAAGAGTTGAAGATAAAGAGTATTTAAAATCTTTGTATAAAAAAGAATTAAAACAAGAAGAGTTGGAGTATCTAAAAGAGAAACTAAATAGTACAAATGCTTTGAGTGATGCTATAAAAGAGGCAAAAAATAGAGGGCTTGAAGCAATAAACTCTATAGAAGATGAAATAAATAGTGAAGATTTAATAAATATTATGAAAGCTATGATAGAAAGAGATTTTTAA
- a CDS encoding proline--tRNA ligase, giving the protein MKFSKLFIPTTKEMPSDASLPSHQFLVRGGFVAQTGAGIYDFMPLGKIVLEKIRAIVKKEMDEAGANEVQFGFVTPLSLWQESGRALTMGNELLRFKDRKNGEFVLSPTNEEAVVNMVKNRVTSYKDLPLHLYQINTKFRDEARPRFGLMRGREFLMKDGYSFHSNEEDLVREFNLMEATYKKIYTKLGLDFRVVEADSGAIGGSGSKEFHVLATSGEDTIVVCDSCSYAANIEAAKREAKIYNFEAGDLKKIETPNCKTIEEVANFLKVKKEQTIKAVIKKAIFKDASKIVVFFVRGSDELEETKAVNSIDALEIIDATFDEIKDAEIVAGYCGVLNLPKDILVVIDSELENSKALVCGANEENFHFVNVDLKAIENIKYFDLVAVKEGDICTCCGGKLSHTKGIEAGHIFQLGDKYSKAMNATFLDENGKAKPFIMGCYGVGVSRLVAAVIEQNHDEKGCIWTKSTAPFMVDIIVSNLKNEDEKNMGEKIYEELKASNVEVILDDRINARFGFKIGDFELLGFPYAIIIGKKLTDGIVEIVDRKTLIKTEVKVQDVVVEILNLIK; this is encoded by the coding sequence ATGAAATTTAGTAAACTTTTTATTCCAACAACAAAAGAGATGCCAAGTGATGCCTCTTTACCTTCTCATCAATTTTTAGTTCGTGGTGGATTTGTAGCACAAACTGGTGCTGGAATTTATGATTTTATGCCTTTGGGAAAAATTGTTTTAGAAAAAATTAGAGCTATTGTAAAAAAAGAGATGGATGAAGCTGGAGCAAATGAAGTTCAATTTGGATTTGTTACACCTCTTAGTCTTTGGCAAGAATCTGGACGAGCCTTAACTATGGGAAATGAGCTTCTAAGATTTAAAGATAGAAAAAATGGTGAATTTGTTTTAAGTCCTACAAACGAAGAAGCTGTTGTAAATATGGTAAAAAATAGAGTTACTTCATATAAAGATTTACCACTTCATTTATATCAAATAAATACAAAGTTTAGAGATGAAGCACGACCTAGATTTGGACTTATGAGAGGAAGAGAGTTTTTGATGAAAGATGGATACTCTTTTCACTCTAACGAAGAGGATTTAGTAAGAGAATTTAATCTTATGGAAGCTACTTACAAAAAAATATATACAAAACTAGGGCTTGATTTTAGGGTTGTTGAAGCTGATAGTGGAGCAATTGGAGGAAGTGGAAGTAAAGAGTTTCATGTTTTAGCAACTAGCGGAGAGGATACAATTGTTGTTTGTGATAGTTGCTCTTATGCTGCAAATATTGAAGCTGCAAAAAGAGAAGCAAAGATTTATAATTTTGAAGCAGGAGATTTAAAAAAAATAGAGACTCCAAATTGTAAAACAATAGAAGAAGTTGCAAATTTTTTAAAAGTAAAAAAAGAACAAACTATAAAAGCAGTTATAAAAAAAGCTATTTTTAAAGATGCTTCTAAAATTGTAGTATTTTTTGTACGAGGAAGTGATGAACTTGAAGAGACTAAAGCTGTAAATAGTATAGATGCTTTAGAAATTATTGATGCAACTTTTGATGAGATAAAAGATGCAGAAATAGTTGCTGGATATTGTGGAGTTTTAAATTTACCAAAAGATATTTTAGTAGTTATCGATAGTGAGTTAGAAAATTCAAAAGCTTTGGTTTGTGGTGCAAATGAAGAGAATTTTCACTTTGTAAATGTTGATTTAAAAGCTATTGAAAATATTAAATACTTTGATTTGGTTGCTGTCAAAGAGGGTGATATTTGTACTTGTTGTGGTGGAAAACTTTCACATACAAAAGGAATTGAAGCTGGACATATTTTTCAGTTAGGTGATAAATACTCAAAAGCAATGAATGCTACATTTTTAGATGAAAATGGGAAAGCAAAACCATTTATTATGGGATGTTATGGAGTTGGAGTATCAAGACTTGTTGCTGCTGTAATTGAGCAAAACCATGATGAAAAAGGTTGTATCTGGACAAAATCAACTGCTCCTTTTATGGTTGATATTATTGTTTCAAATTTAAAAAATGAAGATGAAAAAAATATGGGTGAAAAAATCTATGAAGAGCTAAAAGCTTCAAATGTGGAAGTTATTTTAGATGATAGAATAAATGCTAGATTTGGATTTAAAATTGGAGATTTTGAGCTTTTAGGTTTTCCTTATGCGATAATTATTGGGAAAAAACTAACAGATGGAATAGTTGAAATAGTTGATAGAAAAACTCTTATTAAAACAGAAGTAAAAGTACAAGATGTTGTTGTTGAAATTTTAAATTTAATCAAATAA
- the hisD gene encoding histidinol dehydrogenase yields MKIIYTKDKEFKTEFENILKRAKSDIKGVSKIVENIIDEIIEDGNEALKRHIEKFDKWIVKSDDELLISQDSMKKAYETLDENLKNSLHKAYDRIKAYHEKQLPKSWIDFEENGTILGQKVTAVDRAGLYIPGGKAAYPSSLLMNAIPAKVAGVKEIVVCTPTPNNEVNELLLAACHLCNVSKVYKVGGASAIAAMAYGTKTIPKVDVITGPGNIFVATAKKMVFGEVNIDMIAGPSEIGILADESAKANFVAIDLLSQAEHDEMASSILITTCEDLAKNTSVEVDNFLANLSRYEIAKKSIDERGVIIVASNMEESIELMNEIAPEHLEVMTKNPFELLPFIKHAGAIFLGENTPEPIGDYIAGPNHTLPTGGTAKFYSPLNVENFLKKSSIISFSKKAINDLGEPCALLADTEGLTAHAKSVRVRLEDK; encoded by the coding sequence ATGAAAATAATATATACAAAAGATAAAGAGTTTAAAACAGAGTTTGAAAATATTTTAAAAAGAGCAAAAAGTGATATAAAAGGTGTTTCAAAAATAGTTGAAAATATTATTGATGAGATTATAGAAGATGGAAATGAGGCTTTAAAAAGACATATAGAGAAGTTTGATAAATGGATTGTAAAAAGTGATGATGAACTTTTAATATCTCAAGATAGTATGAAAAAAGCTTATGAAACTCTTGATGAAAATTTAAAAAACTCTTTGCACAAAGCTTATGATAGAATAAAAGCATATCACGAAAAACAGCTTCCAAAATCATGGATTGATTTTGAAGAAAATGGAACAATTTTGGGACAAAAGGTAACTGCTGTAGATAGAGCAGGGCTTTATATTCCAGGTGGTAAAGCTGCGTATCCAAGTAGTTTATTAATGAATGCAATTCCAGCAAAGGTTGCAGGAGTTAAAGAGATAGTTGTTTGTACACCAACTCCAAATAATGAAGTAAATGAGCTACTTCTTGCAGCTTGTCACCTTTGTAATGTTTCAAAAGTTTACAAAGTTGGAGGAGCAAGTGCAATTGCTGCTATGGCATATGGAACTAAAACAATTCCTAAGGTTGATGTAATAACAGGACCTGGAAATATCTTTGTGGCAACTGCCAAAAAAATGGTTTTTGGTGAAGTAAATATTGATATGATTGCAGGTCCTAGTGAGATTGGGATTTTAGCAGATGAGAGTGCAAAAGCAAACTTTGTAGCAATAGATTTACTATCTCAAGCAGAGCACGATGAGATGGCTAGTTCGATTTTAATAACTACTTGTGAAGATTTGGCAAAAAATACAAGTGTTGAAGTAGATAATTTTTTGGCAAATTTAAGCAGATATGAGATTGCTAAAAAATCAATAGATGAAAGAGGAGTTATAATTGTTGCTTCTAATATGGAAGAGTCAATTGAACTTATGAATGAAATAGCACCTGAACACCTTGAAGTTATGACAAAAAATCCATTTGAGCTACTTCCTTTTATAAAACATGCTGGTGCTATATTTTTAGGTGAGAATACTCCTGAGCCAATAGGAGATTATATAGCTGGTCCAAATCATACTCTACCAACAGGCGGAACTGCCAAATTTTATAGTCCTTTAAATGTAGAGAATTTTCTTAAAAAAAGCTCAATAATAAGTTTTTCAAAAAAAGCTATAAATGATTTAGGAGAGCCTTGTGCACTCTTAGCAGATACAGAAGGATTAACAGCACATGCAAAAAGTGTTCGCGTGCGATTGGAAGATAAATAA
- a CDS encoding DUF2018 family protein has translation MSKFKDWFTEDDDDIFFGSPKSKFFDIMEQTHRDLVEDEIDKVIEKLAILELIVSQDKDEDFDINSYLEDFKEKNQEDVNSMKKGLYMEFSGEIISRLDS, from the coding sequence ATGAGTAAATTTAAAGATTGGTTTACAGAAGATGACGATGATATATTTTTTGGAAGTCCAAAGTCTAAGTTTTTTGATATTATGGAACAAACTCACAGAGATTTAGTTGAAGATGAGATTGATAAAGTTATTGAAAAGTTAGCAATTTTGGAGCTTATTGTAAGTCAAGATAAAGATGAGGATTTTGATATAAACTCATATTTAGAAGATTTTAAAGAAAAAAATCAAGAAGATGTAAACTCAATGAAAAAAGGGCTTTATATGGAATTTTCTGGAGAGATTATTAGTAGGTTGGATAGCTAG
- the hemA gene encoding glutamyl-tRNA reductase, with translation MSYLVISFSHKNLDIKQREKLAFNSDEEKARFIKKLLEAPTTSELVLLSTCNRVEIIAKSSNIKQSSKNIIENLASYSSLDFDFLYDRADIYDGDVAVHHLFSVASALDSLVIGETQIVGQLKDAFRFSQSFGFCGESISKVMHYAFKCAAQVRTATSLGTGSVSVASTAVAKAKELVGNTKGVNALVIGAGLMSELAVKHLISSGFDVTITSRDMKKAQNLADSFEASIKVEPYSKLEELLEIIPVMITATSAPYPIITQENTPSSSISRYWFDIAVPRDIDENISMFDLDIYSVDDLQEIVNSNMTQRSAQAKEAYTIVGRSTLEFFDWLKSLDIEPIIKNLYLKGDSIIEKKLQNAIKKGFIPKEHEDNIKKLCQTIMSEYLHNPSKQLKNISRNMECDLVVSSVQSMFTKQNSDTNFKCEHLSKN, from the coding sequence ATGAGTTATTTAGTAATCAGTTTTTCGCATAAAAATTTAGATATAAAACAGAGAGAAAAATTAGCTTTTAATAGCGATGAAGAGAAAGCAAGATTTATAAAAAAACTTTTAGAAGCACCTACAACAAGTGAGTTGGTTTTACTTTCTACTTGCAATAGGGTTGAAATTATTGCAAAAAGTTCAAATATAAAACAAAGTAGTAAAAATATTATTGAAAATTTAGCTAGTTATTCATCTTTGGATTTTGATTTTTTATATGATAGGGCTGATATTTATGATGGAGATGTTGCTGTGCATCATCTTTTTTCCGTTGCTTCTGCACTTGATAGTTTAGTTATTGGTGAAACTCAAATTGTTGGACAGCTAAAAGATGCTTTTAGATTTTCCCAAAGTTTTGGTTTTTGTGGAGAGTCTATTAGTAAAGTTATGCACTATGCTTTTAAATGTGCTGCACAAGTGAGAACTGCTACAAGTTTGGGAACAGGTTCTGTTTCAGTTGCATCTACTGCTGTTGCAAAAGCAAAAGAGCTAGTAGGAAATACAAAAGGTGTAAATGCTTTGGTTATAGGCGCTGGGCTTATGAGTGAATTGGCAGTTAAGCACCTAATAAGCTCTGGTTTTGATGTAACGATAACTAGCCGTGATATGAAAAAAGCTCAAAATCTAGCAGATAGTTTTGAGGCTTCTATAAAAGTAGAGCCATATTCTAAACTTGAAGAGTTGCTTGAAATTATTCCTGTAATGATAACGGCAACATCTGCTCCATATCCAATAATTACACAAGAAAATACTCCTAGTTCATCTATTTCAAGATATTGGTTTGATATAGCAGTTCCAAGAGATATTGATGAGAATATATCAATGTTTGATTTAGATATTTACTCTGTAGATGATTTACAAGAGATTGTAAATTCAAATATGACACAAAGGTCAGCACAAGCAAAAGAGGCTTACACAATAGTTGGTCGCTCTACTTTGGAATTTTTTGATTGGTTAAAAAGTCTTGATATTGAACCAATTATTAAGAATTTGTATCTAAAAGGCGATAGTATAATAGAGAAAAAACTTCAAAATGCTATAAAAAAAGGTTTTATACCAAAAGAGCATGAAGATAATATCAAAAAACTTTGCCAAACTATAATGAGTGAATATCTTCATAATCCATCAAAACAACTTAAAAATATTTCAAGAAATATGGAGTGTGATTTGGTTGTAAGCTCTGTTCAAAGTATGTTTACAAAACAAAATAGCGATACAAACTTTAAATGTGAGCATTTATCAAAAAATTAG
- a CDS encoding shikimate kinase, whose translation MKKNNIILIGFMGVGKGTVARAMVKEFAMVGLASQFPEEEEVGVKFHFQYSIDTDDLIESMENRAIKKIFKFDGEQYFRNLEKKTALWLEKSVENTIISTGGGFYRQENIKNIGTIIYLKSSFDGILKRIKKAPNAKNKLKKRPLLQNKKEAIKLYNTRVKEYEKVADIIVDVENRDLKVIVKEILGQIK comes from the coding sequence ATGAAAAAGAATAATATTATACTAATTGGTTTTATGGGTGTTGGAAAAGGAACTGTGGCAAGAGCTATGGTAAAAGAGTTCGCAATGGTGGGTCTTGCGTCCCAATTCCCAGAAGAAGAAGAGGTGGGAGTAAAGTTCCATTTCCAGTATTCGATTGATACAGATGATTTAATCGAAAGTATGGAAAATAGAGCTATAAAAAAGATTTTTAAATTTGATGGTGAGCAATATTTTAGAAATTTAGAAAAAAAGACGGCACTTTGGCTTGAAAAAAGTGTAGAAAATACAATTATTTCAACTGGTGGTGGTTTTTATCGTCAAGAAAATATTAAAAATATAGGAACTATAATCTATCTTAAGTCATCATTTGATGGAATTTTAAAAAGAATAAAAAAAGCACCAAATGCAAAAAATAAACTAAAAAAACGACCACTTTTACAAAATAAAAAAGAGGCTATAAAACTTTATAATACAAGAGTAAAAGAGTATGAAAAAGTTGCAGATATTATTGTTGATGTTGAAAACAGAGATTTAAAAGTTATAGTAAAAGAGATTTTAGGACAGATAAAATGA